One segment of Brassica oleracea var. oleracea cultivar TO1000 unplaced genomic scaffold, BOL UnpScaffold01052, whole genome shotgun sequence DNA contains the following:
- the LOC106320756 gene encoding uncharacterized protein LOC106320756 — translation MPEFLRMMEDYWRENQPLFQSTSALFRFSKYLKALKPLIRNLSKEKLGQLSLRVKEAYKDLCEKQERLLTNPTQNNIQEELRAAERWNIISGIEENVLKQRSKMHWLHLGDRNNKVFHNAAKMRVVKNMIREIKCKSGAIVTSQEEIKNEAERFFHEFLSYVPEDVRNVSVEEIQEILSFRCNDMERGQLIKTVTEEEIKDVLFKMPSNKAPGPDGYTTELFKVSWGVIGKDFTTAVQSFFNKGFLSKRLNSTILALIPKRDAAVEMKDYRPISCCNVLYKVIYKVIANRLKDGSKSSIEGVLQIFQEFKAMSGLKISLEKSTLYTAGISDNQEQDIITSVPFESGKLPVRYLRLPLLTRRMTVNDYMPLVEKIKKRMKSWTGRFLSHGGRLQLISSVITSLANFWLSAFRLPSSCLKEVESLCSAFLWSGPELKTSKAKVSWKEVCLPKQEGGLGLRSLKKMWKKQLKMRDMAKSFHKMEVNNGKQTSFWYDNWSSLGCLKDLLSEGGSIALGIMENEMMEDVLLRHRKRRHRIQILNEAENEIKKVKRRASQEDDVPLWKQYDNKFSRQFSTKKTWMCLRQPQPESSWSKGVWFPHSTPEYSFLVWVAIKNRLQTMDRILSWNNAVNGTCVLCQVEMETCQHLFFRCHYSSKIWREMVEGILKEDYTTSWDEILAIISQARRCPTETFIIRYTFQVVAHSIWRERNARSMMDSSPTYQQDEVNHASIDEDFSSEEDVQTTGLGKRTTRDEAGGSAEGSRKKTRSLVWNHFNRLPTNYNRCKCRYCKKEMSCPTKSGTSNLNKHITNCRSFMVWKAVNRCKDKSQLATDEEGNMSVSKVSEKVFRDATNEMIVLAELPLTFVESLAWKHFCNKVQLDPPVCRKTCTKEIAAMCTSRKEEMKKVLGQNKQRLPLTTDIWTAPYTGKDDNRIQECGYMDCLAEWSTIARVLVDCLAEWDIKRALCITVDNATANTSAMKKFKE, via the exons ATGCCAGAGTTTCTAAGGATGATGGAGGATTATTGGAGAGAAAATCAACCATTGTTTCAATCTACATCTGCCCTCTTCAGATTTTCTAAATACCTTAAAGCTTTGAAACCGCTGATAAGGAACTTGAGTAAAGAGAAACTGGGGCAATTATCTTTGAGAGTTAAGGAAGCATACAAGGATCTGTGTGAGAAGCAGGAGAGGCTGTTGACTAATCCAACTCAGAATAATATTCAGGAGGAGCTAAGAGCGGCAGAAAGATGGAACATAATTTCTGGCATTGAAGAGAATGTTTTAAAACAAAGATCTAAGATGCACTGGTTGCATCTGGGGGAtaggaataataaagtctttCACAATGCGGCAAAGATGAGAGTGGTGAAGAATATGATCAGAGAGATCAAATGTAAATCAGGAGCTATTGTTACTTCACAAGAGGAAATAAAGAATGAAGCAGAGAGGTTTTTTCATGAGTTTCTCTCTTATGTTCCTGAAGACGTCAGGAATGTTTCAGTTGAGGAGATACAAGAAATTCTAAGTTTCAGATGCAATGATATGGAGCGAGGCCAGTTGATTAAGACAGTAACTGAAGAGGAGATTAAAGATGTACTGTTCAAGATGCCAAGCAACAAAGCACCTGGGCCAGATGGGTACACTACGGAGTTATTTAAAGTGTCTTGGGGAGTTATTGGGAAAGATTTTACTACAGCAGTGCAGTCATTCTTCAACAAAGGCTTCTTATCAAAGAGATTGAATTCCACTATTCTGGCTCTTATCCCAAAAAGAGATGCAGCTGTTGAGATGAAGGATTACAGGCCAATCTCTTGTTGTAATGTTCTATACAAGGTGATTTATAAAGTCATTGCCAACCGGCTTAAAG ATGGGTCAAAAAGTTCTATTGAAGGAGTCTTACAAATCTTTCAAGAATTTAAAGCAATGTCAGGTCTCAAAATAAGTCTAGAGAAATCTACACTATATACTGCTGGGATCTCAGATAATCAAGAACAAGATATCATCACAAGCGTTCCCTTCGAGTCTGGTAAACTACCAGTAAGATATCTTCGGCTTCCTCTCCTCACTAGAAGAATGACTGTAAATGATTACATGCCGTTAGTGGAGAAAATTAAGAAGAGAATGAAGTCATGGACGGGAAGATTTTTATCTCATGGAGGAAGACTGCAGTTAATCAGTTCAGTCATCACAAGCCTTGCCAATTTCTGGCTCTCGGCTTTTCGTTTACCGAGTAGCTGTCTTAAAGAAGTTGAAAGTTTGTGCTCTGCTTTCCTATGGTCAGGCCCGGAGTTGAAAACAAGTAAAGCCAAAGTAAGCTGGAAAGAAGTGTGCTTACCAAAGCAAGAAGGAGGTCTGGGGTTACGGTCGCTTAAAAAG ATGTGGAAGAAACAGTTGAAAATGAGGGACATGGCGAAGTCTTTTCACAAAATGGAAGTTAATAATGGAAAGCAGACATCTTTTTGGTATGATAATTGGTCGAGTTTGGGCTGTCTTAAAGATCTTTTGAGTGAAGGAGGAAGTATAGCTTTGGGTATTATGGAGAATGAAATGATGGAGGATGTTCTGTTGAGACATAGGAAACGAAGGCATAGGATCCAGATCCTTAATGAAGCTGAAAATGAgatcaaaaaagtaaaaaggagAGCAAGTCAGGAGGATGATGTGCCACTTTGGAAGCAGTATGATAATAAATTCTCTCGACAGTTCTCTACAAAGAAGACTTGGATGTGTCTTCGGCAACCCCAACCGGAAAGTAGCTGGAGTAAAGGTGTTTGGTTTCCCCACTCTACACCTGAGTACTCATTTCTAGTGTGGGTAGCTATCAAAAACAGATTGCAGACTATGGATAGAATATTATCTTGGAACAATGCAGTAAATGGTACTTGTGTGCTTTGTCAAGTGGAGATGGAAACATGTCAGCATCTGTTCTTTAGATGCCATTACTCAAGTAAAATCTGGAGAGAAATGGTAGAAGGTATCTTGAAGGAAGATTACACCACAAGTTGGGATGAGATCCTCGCTATTATATCTCAAGCTAGAAGATGTCCAACAGAAACCTTCATTATACGATACACTTTCCAAGTTGTAGCGCATAGTATATGGAGGGAGAGGAATGCTAGAAGCATG ATGGATTCTTCTCCAACTTATCAACAAGATGAAGTGAATCATGCATCAATAGATGAAGACTTTTCTTCAGAAGAAGATGTACAAACAACGGGTTTGGGAAAAAGGACCACGAGAGATGAAGCTGGTGGTTCTGCAGAAGGGTCAAGAAAAAAGACGAGGTCTTTAGTCTGGAACCATTTCAACAGGCTACCAACCAACTACAACAGATGCAAATGTCGCTACTGCAAGAAAGAGATGAGTTGTCCAACCAAGTCTGGGACCTCTAATCTCAACAAGCATATCACTAACTGTCGGTCATTTATGGTATGGAAGGCTGTAAATAGGTGCAAAGACAAGTCACAGTTAGCTACAGATGAAGAAGGCAACATGAGTGTGAGCAAGGTGTCTGAGAAAGTGTTCAGAGATGCTACCAATGAGATGATAGTCTTAGCGGAGTTGCCATTAACCTTTGTGGAAAGCTTGGCGTGGAAACACTTCTGCAACAAAGTGCAGTTAGATCCGCCTGTTTGTAGAAAAACATGCACAAAGGAGATTGCGGCAATGTGTACgtcgaggaaagaagaaatgaagaaagtTCTTGGACAGAACAAGCAAAGACTCCCTCTGACAACAGATATATGGACTGCTCCCTACACTGGG AAAGATGATAATAGGATTCAAGAATGTGGATATATGGACTGCTTAGCAGAGTGGTCTACAATTGCGAGAGTTCTTGTGGATTGTTTAGCAGAGTGGGATATTAAAAGAGCCTTATGCATCACAGTTGATAATGCCACGGCTAACACATCAGCCATGAAGAAGTTCAAGGAATAA